Proteins encoded within one genomic window of Triticum aestivum cultivar Chinese Spring chromosome 2D, IWGSC CS RefSeq v2.1, whole genome shotgun sequence:
- the LOC123053874 gene encoding receptor-like serine/threonine-protein kinase ALE2 produces MRPRGAALLLLLAALSSVYVPLGTASSTTITAYLLGLWSRTHRHSSVLSPAPAPSPGPQGASVYHPVHRHHRKRPRVAPPSSAPSFERQDCSGITCSAPLTSTPIGSPCGCVYPMQIQLDLSVAPYQLFPRVDELEIEIAAGTFLKQSQVRIMGAGGSIQDPDKTTVTIDLVPLGQKFDRTSALLISNRFLRKKVPIKSSIFGDYDVTYVHYPGLPSSVPNIPGSLGPISSNEYPFGANVHNGSHPKITSKIIAIIALSAVVLVLMCFGICIICKYKGRQKPHGTGHASNSSNTRKTGMRSSFSSMTSSTASFPSTIATCPRTVKTFSISELEKATDKFSFNRIIGEGGYGRVYRGIVEDGVEVAVKLLTGKHQNRDREFIAEVEMLSRLHHRNLVKLVGICVERSTRCLVFELVPNGSVESHLHGPDKIYGPLDFDTRMKIALGAARGLAYLHEDANPHVIHRDFKASNVLLENDFTAKVADFGLAKEASEGIEHISTQVMGTFGYVAPEYAMTGHLLVKSDVYSYGVVLLELLSGRKPVDMTQPPGSENLVTWARPLLTNREGLQLLADPSLPAASRDLEKLGKAAAIASMCVHVEAAQRPFMGEVVQALKLIYSGGNEETCSGSLGGGGGTPTEEEESPWNDGGRSCSWNDDSDAPSWPRVPGAPRVGYGSDPAEEPSARRPRSTPSAVLDRIESLATYDWSGPLRTRARNFYRLRGSMSEHGHRPSDDGSVEGDWM; encoded by the exons ATGCGGCCGCGGGGAGCcgccctgctcctcctcctcgccgcgctCTCCTCCGTTTATG TGCCACTGGGAACGGCAAGCTCAACAACCATCACGGCCTACTTACTTGGATTATGGAGTAGAACACATCGGCATTCTTCAGTTCTTTCCCCTGCACCAGCCCCTTCTCCCGGACCTCAAG GTGCCTCTGTTTATCACCCAGTGCATAGGCATCACAGAAAACGGCCTCGTGTCGCCCCACCGTCTTCGGCGCCATCATTTGAAAGACAAG ATTGCAGTGGAATAACTTGTTCCGCTCCGCTCACTTCTACTCCAATTGGTTCCCCTTGTGGTTGTGTATATCCTATGCAAATTCAGCTCGATCTTAGTGTGGCACCATACCAGTTGTTCCCTAGAGTTGATGAGCTAGAAATCGAGATTGCCGCAGGTACATTCCTGAAACAGAGTCAAGTTCGGATAATGGGTGCTGGGGGAAGTATTCAAGATCCGGATAAGACTACCGTCACCATTGATTTGGTGCCACTAGGTCAGAAGTTTGATAGGACTTCAGCCTTACTGATTAGCAACAGGTTTTTGCGAAAGAAAGTTCCTATAAAGTCATCTATTTTTGGTGATTACGACGTAACGTATGTTCATTATCCTG GCCTTCCTTCTTCAGTACCTAATATCCCAGGATCCTTGGGTCCAATAAGCAGCAATGAGTATCCCTTTGGTGCAAATGTACACAATGGAAGCCATCCGAAGATTACTTCCAAAATTATCGCCATAATTGCTCTGTCAGCTGTTGTGCTTGTTTTGATGTGTTTTGGCATCTGCATCATATGCAAGTACAAAGGACGCCAAAAGCCTCATGGAACTGGTCATGCTTCAAATTCGTCAAACACCAGAAAAACAG GTATGAGGTCATCATTCTCCAGTATGACTAGCTCGACAGCATCTTTTCCTTCGACAATAGCTACCTGCCCACGCACGGTTAAGACATTCTCAATTTCTGAGCTTGAGAAGGCAACAGACAAATTTAGCTTCAACAGAATAATAGGCGAAGGAGGGTATGGACGTGTTTATCGTGGCATAGTTGAAGATGGAGTTGAGGTAGCTGTCAAATTGCTCACTGGGAAACACCAAAACAGAGACCGTGAGTTCATCGCAGAGGTTGAGATGCTAAGTCGTTTGCATCACCGCAATCTCGTCAAGTTGGTCGGTATATGCGTTGAACGGAGCACAAGGTGCTTAGTATTCGAGCTTGTGCCAAACGGAAGCGTTGAGTCTCACCTGCATG GTCCGGATAAGATCTATGGCCCACTTGACTTCGACACCAGAATGAAAATAGCGCTGGGTGCAGCAAGGGGTCTGGCCTACCTGCATGAAGATGCCAATCCCCATGTTATTCATCGTGATTTCAAGGCTAGCAATGTTCTACTGGAGAACGATTTCACCGCCAAGGTTGCGGATTTCGGGTTGGCGAAGGAAGCATCAGAAGGGATCGAGCACATTTCCACTCAGGTTATGGGAACTTTCGG GTACGTTGCCCCGGAGTATGCAATGACGGGGCATCTTCTTGTCAAGAGCGACGTGTACAGCTACGGGGTGGTGCTCCTGGAGCTCCTGTCGGGCCGGAAGCCGGTGGACATGACCCAGCCGCCGGGGTCCGAGAACCTGGTCACCTGGGCGCGCCCGCTGCTCACCAACCGGGAAGGCCTGCAGCTGCTGGCGGACCCGTCGCTGCCGGCGGCGAGCCGCGACTTGGAGAAGCTGGGCAAGGCGGCGGCCATCGCGTCCATGTGCGTGCACGTGGAGGCGGCGCAGCGGCCGTTCATGGGCGAGGTGGTGCAGGCGCTGAAGCTGATCTACAGCGGCGGCAACGAGGAGACCTGCAGCGGCtccctgggcggcggcggcggcacgcccacggaggaggaggagtccccGTGGAACGACGGCGGCAGGAGCTGCTCGTGGAACGACGACAGCGACGCGCCGTCCTGGCCGCGCGTCCCCGGGGCGCCCCGCGTGGGCTACGGCTCGGACCCCGCGGAGGAGccgtcggcgcggcggccgcggtcgACGCCGAGCGCGGTGCTGGACAGGATCGAGTCCCTGGCGACGTACGACTGGTCCGGCCCGCTGAGGACCAGGGCCAGGAACTTCTACCGGCTGAGGGGCAGCATGAGCGAGCACGGCCACCGCCCTTCCGACGACGGCAGCGTCGAGGGCGACTGGATGTAG